CCGCCTCCGCGGCTCTACCGTTGGCGGCCTCGGGGCTCCGGGCCGGACCTCCATTTGGGTCAGGCCCCCCCAGCCCGCCCCGCAGGGGTCTCCGCGGGGAGCCGGCCCGGCCGCCTCCTTTGATGTCCCGCTCCGAAgctgctggcgggggggggggggggggggggggggggaggggggggggcggcctcTCCTTCCGCCCGTTGGACTGCGCACGGCGGTGACACCTGAGACCCCGCTCCACCCCCTTCCCGGGGCACCCAGTCTCCCTCCAACCTGGGTGGCAGCGCGGCGCGCCGGGGCTCCGCGCCTCggtccccgcctcccctccccgccgccgccggcTGCGATCCCCTGGGGGTCCGGGGAGCCGGGAGACGGAGAAACCGCCTTAATAAAGAGCTCGTGTCAAGTGATGGCTGtgacctctgccctccccagacTCGCGCCCTGCGGCTCCTGCTTAACCCTTCGATGCCCGCCCAACCCCTGAAGAGGTGGGAGTCTCCCCCGCGCCAGCTTCCAGGGTCCCCAGAGGCCCCCGGCACTGCCGCAGCCCTAAATCCTGGGAGACCggcctgttgggggggggggggcggggggcgcccctcccagccccctgcAGCCGCTCCGGCAGGGGGCGCCGTTGCCTCATTCGGGTGCCCGGCCCCGCAGCCCCTGGCCTCCCCCGCAGGTCTCTGAGCTCGGGGCGGCCGCCCCGGACCCAATTGGGCCCCAGTGGAGCCGAGCCCCGCCGCCTCGTCTTCCGCAACTCCGGCTCGGAGCGAGGTTCGCCCGCTGGTAGTGCCGCCGGGTGCCGGGCGCCACGGGGCCGAGCGCACCGAGTCAGGTGGGGACCGAGCGAGACGTGACCCTGGGGCTCGCGCTGCAGGACGTGAGACCTGGGTATCTGCGCCCCGGGCCTGGCGCCCCCTCCTCCCGGCTGAGAGCCCAAGCCGAGCGCTCGGCCCGTGTCGCCTCCCCAGACACCCCTGGCGCGGGAGCCAGCTGTCTCGGGCCGGCGAGCCCTGCACCCGGCCCCGGGGCCAGATCCAGAGGCCGGGGAGCCGGGGCTCAGGGCCccccaggtggggtggggggcggggcgggaggcggagccatctctctctctctctctctctctctctctctctctctctctctcgagcaGGGGCGGGCCCGGCGCAGGGTATAAAAGCTGCCCGCGCGGGAGCCCAAGCCAGCTCCGGGGTTGTCCTGGGACGTGTCCTGGCTCTCGAGTCTCACGACCAGGCGACGGCGACATCTCTCTTGACGAAAAGACTCGGCGTCCAGTGCTCCGACCAAAGCATCATGCCCAACTTCTCCGGCAGCTGGAAGATCATCCGATCGGAAAACTTCGAGGATTTGCTCAAAGTGCTGGGTAAGGAGATTTTCGGGCGCCCGGGGCCTCGAGGTGGGCACGGGAAAGAAAGGAGGGCGGGGATCCGGGCGGGGGAGGTTGGGCGTCGGCGTCCCCGAGCAAGGGGGCCGAGCGCCTGGGTCGGGGGCTCAGGGCCGGGACCTAAAGGTCCTGAGCGACCAGCCTGTGGATCGAGTAGAAAGCACGAGGTCGGTGTCCCcggggatggggcaggggagcCCCTCGGAGACCTTGCCGCCTcttggcccctggcccctggccccccGCGGTGGCCAGTAGCCCAGTCCCCGCACGGCCTCCCGCTTCAGCGCGTTCCACTCTGCGCCCCCGCCCTCCATCCGTGAGACTATTGCTTCCCTAGGCGGGCAGCTCCAGAGGCCCAAGTCTCTGCATAATTATCACTTTCTTAGATTTCAACAAATGGCTTCGAGTGAAACCCCAGCCCCCCATTCCCGAAAAACTGCgggctctcttctccctccctcccctgagacccccccccccacccgcagcCCTGCCGGGTGTGTGGGTTaaaggtggggggagtggaggctAGTCTCACTGCGTTTCCCAGCTCCTGGGTGCCCTGAGGTGTGTGGGGAGCTACCCCAGCCCAGGCTGCTGGGAGGGGGCTCTGGGAAGGGGAGCATTTGGGAAGCCGCCACCTGGGAGCCCTGCGGCCTGCGGGTAAGCATGCCATCCATTTCTAGACTGAACACAGTGACCCCGGTtgggcagggggagtgggggggcacTTGTGTGTGGGTGAGTCTGGACCTCCGAAGAGTCTGGAACGCTGTTTCCATCATGCCTGGCCATTAGCTCTTGCCCCCTAACCCCAGCACTCCTTCGAGGCAtgtctcccttcttccccactctGCCCTCGCtgaaactaaaaaccaaaatgaagacTCTCCCTTCAGAAAGCCTAGATGCGTTCCCTCCCCTTGTCTGGATTCTGGCCCCTGTCCCCAGTGGATGAGGCCCGAGGTGGCCGGGCACACACCCACAGGCCCAGCTGGAGACTAAGAGCCCAAGCCCAACCctgtggtctgtctgtctgtggtCTGTTTGTCCTCCCTGCAGGGTCTCTCAGAGCCACGTGCCCTCCTCAGGCCCTGCTGGGGGCAGATTGAAAACAGACCCGTTAGACAAACAGCCCTGGCTGGAGCGGGGTCTCCTGCGAGCCCGGCCTCGCCCAGCCTTGCCTCTGCAGGAACctcggcccctccctgccccctctgccccagTCAAGGATCCCTTTCCTGGTGAGGCATGCCCAGGTGGTGTTGGGGGATACGTGTCCCATCCACTATGGTAGGCGGGCTGTGTGAGCAGATTCTGTTCCTGTAACGGGGAAGATGGTTGTCAGACGGTGAGCTGGACTTTCAGGGGGCAACACGGTGGAGACAGGGTGGGATGGGCCTCCTCTACCAAGGTGACCGGGCCCGGGGACCTCGGCCATTTCTCCCAACAGCCAAGAAGGGGGCTCCTGGGACCCCTGGGGGAGTCCATCCgctctccctgtccctttctgGAACAGAGCAGGTCTGCTTTGGTGCCAAGGGGAAAGAGGATTTGTTTCTGTAGGAACCCAGGTCTGTAGGAGGGCCAGGGAGCTCGGCTTCCCTGGCCCAACCctgcttgcccccccccccccgatcccCACCCCTTGCTTCCCTGAAGGTCTCTGCTCCAGGTCAGGGTGGGGGCGCCCAGCAGGGGAAGCGGGGTGATGCTCAGACACTCCCCTGCCAGGTAGGCCTCCCTGCCTGCTTTTCTTCCTGGGACAGATGCTGTCTCCTGGCTTCGCCACCCTTCTTAGAGACTGGGGAGCAAAGAGAAGGGGTCCAGTGTGGGGAAGGATGTGGGGGGCAGGCACAGGGACTCTGAGTCCACAGAGGCTGAACGAGAAGACCTGACCACTGAGGTCAGGACGATCCTAGAGTAAGGAAcatatgggggggagggggggcagtgtCGCTTTCCATCCCGCGAGGGGagaggagccaggagggcagGTGAGCTCTCGCAGAAAAAGCTCTGGGTTTTTCTTCGACTTCCTTTtctcagtaaaaataataataagagctCCTGTTTCCTGAAAGCTGGAAGGTGTACCCAGTGCCGCGTGTGCTAAGTCCTGCACACGTCACCCATGCTGTGGGCTCCACTTTATGCTTGAGGAACCCGAGGCCCAGAAAGGTTGCGTCACCTGCCCAGAGTCACCTGGCCTGCCAGAGAGGCCGAGCCATGTGGATGTCAGGGCCGAGTGGATCTCACTGCAGAATCTCTGGCTTCCCCAGGCCATTTGTAAGAGGGGACCAGCCGCCCCCCTCCTCGTCACCCACTGATAATCCCTGCTCCTCActttggggagggacagagactggGCACATGAAGGCCAACCCAGCACCAGACAGGGGAGGTGGGTCCGGCAGGAAGGAAAGTGGCCCCTACTTCCTGGATGGGAGTGGCGGGGCCTGGCTGGGGATCCCGGGTCTGGCCTGCCCTTGGGCAGGGGTGAAGACGGTGACTCTGTGGAGTCCACCCCAGCGGAGGGTGTCAAGCAGGGCGGCAAGTGAGGCGAACTGGGCCGAAGTGAGGGCGCCTGCCCTGCACCTCCCTGCAGGGGTGAACGTGATGCTGAGGAAGATCGCCGTGGCGGCGGCATCCAAGCCGGCAGTGGAGATCAAGCAGGAAGGAGACACTTTCTACATCAAAACCTCCACCACGGTGCGTACCACGGAGATCAACTTCAAGATCGGAGAGGAGTTCGAGGAGCAGACGGTGGACGGGAGACCCTGCAAGGTGAGTCCCTCGGGGTCATGGCCTCCACTGCCCTGCCTCACCACGTGCCGTCTTCCGGAGTGTTCTGGGATCCTTCCAGCGGAGCAAATCCCTCTCGCGGCACCCACCCTGCTGCGGGCCCAGCCCACCTGGCCTCTCTCCTGCAGAGCCTGGTGAAATGGGAGAGTGAGAACAAACTGGTCTGCGAGCAGAGGCTTTTGAAGGGAGAGGGTCCCAAGACCTCGTGGACCAGGGAGCTGACCAACGACGGGGAGCTGGTCCTGGTAAGCTGCTCCCAGCTGAGCACAAGCCCGGTGCCACCTTCGGGCTTTTCTGGGACGCTGCAGGGCGCTGGAGGTTCAAGACCGACCGTAGCTGGGCTCCCCACCTCCTGATGGCGCTGCTGGGGAAGGACTAAGCTGTCCCTGTCCCACAGGCTGCTGCCCTGTGGCTGTGCAATGGTGTCCCGTGTGGAGCAAGCCATGTGGGCTGAGGCGGCAGGGTGGCACCTGGGCAATCCGTCCTCACAGCTTGGGGAGGAGTATGTGGGACACAGCCCCGGGCGGTCTATGCCGTCCTCCCTCCCGTGACACCAGGGCATTTTGGGGGCCAGCCCCTGCCTGTCCATTCTGAATCTAGAAGCAGGACCAGGGGCCTTCCAGGTTAACGATGACTTCTGACTTCCGTCCTTTTAGACCATGACGGCGGATGATATCGTGTGCACCAGGGTCTATGTCCGAGAGTGAGCGGCCGACGGTCCAAGGGCTTCCAGAgccgccccccagcccctgctccctgccccactgcccttcccccttccttctaggCTAGCTCTCCCCTCACCCCGCTCACTCCCGGGGATGCTGGGATGCCTCCAGCGGGGCTCTGCTTTTTGGggcctccccttcctctgctcccccaACAAAGAGGGATGGATGGTAAGAACCCTGATCACCTGGTCCAGAAtcactccccttccccagccagcAGTCCCAGTCCCAAACCAGCCCAGAGCACAGCCCTTCTCTCTGTGAGGGGACCTGAGGGCCCCAGTGGGAAAGATGGCCCTCTGGTTTCCACTCTTTGTCCCGGTAGCCTACACAGTGTAGAATATTTAttggttaattttattaaaatgttttgaaaaatacaacCCGTCTCTGGCTCCTTGGGAAGGGGACAGATGAGTCGCATGAGTTCCACTTTGCCTCTGAAATGCAGTGTGGGAGGCAGGTGTTCAAGCAGCAGGATGAGAGGAGGGATGGGCCTTCCCCTCGTCCCTccctccgcccaccccccccacccctcccctcttccaGCCTCCTTCTCCAGTCCTCTCAGCAGGGgcactcccacccccatccccacccccccccccgcccccgcaggaGCTGACTCCCACTTTTCCATGATGGCGACACAGCTTCCTCCTCCAATtgttcctcctctcctccagctccAATCTGGGCCACCCCAGGCCTGGCCTTGGCCTCCCACATGGTTCCAGATGAGCTCACTGTTGCCCACAGGCCGACCTTGCTCCTGCCCGGGGCTCCCCCTGATGGGACTCCACTATCTCAGCCCTGAGACCTGCACACCCCCCCTGCCGGCCCCCACGCCCCTTCCCACACCTCCACTCTCGGGTCCAGGCTCTACCGCGTCCTCCTAAATTCCATGGTGACCTCTCAAGTGCCTGCCCCCCTCCCGCAGGCCAAGCCCCCCACCAGACCGGCTCAGGGCTCAGCTGTTTAGGCAACAGCACCTTCAACCTGGCCTGCCCCGCTCTTCACCATCAGGGCGTCGTGGGGTCTGCTCTGTCACCGGCTGCTTATGGTTACGTGACCTCAAGCGAGTTGCTTTGTTTCTTTGAGCCTTAGATCTGTAATCCAATGACTTACGTGCGGGGAAGTTTCAGTGGGGTCCAGCCAAATCCAGGCAAGGTCACCAGCCTcttcccccccctgcccccatcctgtCCTCTCCGTTTCCTTTGTGCTCTGGCCACGCTCAATCCTGTCACGTAGAAGTTTCCCCTCCATCATGGAAAATGGTCTTCAGATGCCCCATGCTTACATGGTCACAGCTTGGGGTCCCCCAAAAGAAGGACTCTTTCCCAGGGTCCATATCTTCATCCCAGAAAGGATTCGATTCTGCTGGATCGCATGACTGTCCCTCGGCCCACTGGCTATTGTCAGGGCAAGGGGCCTGGACCTCGTGCCCTGCCATGGCCACGGGACAGGTGGGCCGGTGTGACAAGCCCCCCAGAGCCCCATGGGATGGGAAGGAGCACTTTCCTGTGAGGAGGGTTGCAGATTTCTAATCTATAACATGGCAATTATGTACAACGTCCACCTCACAAAGGCATGTACATAGCACCTAGCAATAGTAAGACGTCAGGAAACGAGGGTCCCACCTCTCAGACCCACCCTCCAAAATGCTGCCGGGGGCGAGAGAGGGGGCTCTTCAATAAATGAGCTGTATTATGTCAGTGCCTTGTTCAAAAatccataaaacaaaataaaactcccaTCAGCTGCAGCCCCTCTTTTTGTCCAGAATACAGTCCAAACTGGCATCAGAGGCCATTTAAGACGTGGCCCCTACCCCCTCCTGCGTGTGCTCCCcgctccacccccacctcccgtaCCTGCACCACAGGCGCCCTCTGGCCCAGCGCTTCTCCAGAGCTTGGCTTCTCGGTGGCagcggcccctcccccagcagtgCTGACAGCCAGCGGTCACGCTTCACAGCCTGTGTGTGGCAGGTGAGCCTCCACTCCCTGAAAGACTGGGGTGCCCTGGGGCCAgggcctccagctcctgccccacGAGAGGCCACGTGCTGCAGCTGAGAGCAGAAGGTCAGGGCCCCGGAGTGGGGACACGATGTCCAGAGTCCTGGGGCAGCCCAGTCCcctgagtgggggggtgggggcaatggTGGGCCCTTTTTCGTGTCCACATCCGCCTACTGTTTCCTGAGAGCCTCCCGGAAGCCGGGCACCCTGCTGGGTGCTGGGAACTTGGAAATGAATCCAATGGACAAGATGGCTGCCCTcgtggggcctgggggagggaacAGACCTGTAGCGGGGAACCAGAAGATTAAAGACATAAACGCACCGGTCAGCTCATAAGCACAGACCACGTAACCATGTAGGTGCTTGAAGgaaaggggggcagagggggagagcaCCAGAGGAGGCCTCATTTAccctgggggtgggcagaggtgcTGGGGGCGCAGGTGCTCTGGAGGACGGAGAACTTCGGGGGGCCTGAAGTGGGGTGAAGCAGACGGGAGGGTACTCTAGGCAGGGAGAATCGCAGGGGAAGGCCCTAGGGACAGTCTGGGgctgccctgggcctggggaCTGGAGTGCAGGCCAGCTGGGGCCTTCGGGGGCTGGGCCGGGCAGAACCTGAGGGGCCCGAGGccacagtaaatatttcttatttgattCCAAGGGCAGTGATGAGCCACTGATGAGGCACTGAAGGGGGTGGCATCCCTCTGGCTGCCACGCAAAGATGGAGCAGAgacaagcagggggtggggtgggggggcaggaggctggggagaCGCTGGGGCAGAGGGTAGAGACCCCGTGATGCACGAGTCAGGGGACCAGGGGTTAGAAAAGGCAGAGTGCCCAGAACGGCTCTCTGGCTTCGGTCCTGGGGGCTGGTGGTTCTGTTTTCAGAAATGGAGAGATGAATCTAGGCTTTCTGGATGCCAGTTGCTTTGTTTTAATCCAGAAGCACCGTAACTCCTCAACCCGAGGCCCGGCTTCATCTCCTTTCTGCTTCCCCTCCGCAGGCCTTTGTGGCTGGAGCATATGTTCTTGCTTTGCCGCCCAGTTTGTCTCTTTCTGGAATCAAGCTGCTGAGAAGAGCAGAGACTAGAGGCATGTTTCTGTTTCCCAAGACgccagaaggcagggactgggtctCCACCCTCAGACTGGGGGCTCTCAGAGGACAGGGTTTGGGTCTCTCCCCTCAGACTAGGGACTCCTTGAGGGAAGGGACTGAACCTCCCCCATCAGACTGGGAGCTCTCAGAGGACAGGGTTTGGGTCTCTCCCCTCAGACTAGGGGCTCCGTGAGGGCAGGACTGGACCTCCCCCATCAGACTGGGGGCTCTCAGAGGACAGGGATTGGGTCCCTCCCCTCAGACTAGGGGCTCCCGGAGGGCAGGGACTAGGTCTTCCCCCTCAGACTAGGGGCTCCTTGAGGGAAGGGACTGGGCCTCTCCCACCAGACTGGGAactcctggagggcagagactGGGTCTCCCCCATCAGACTGGGGGCTCCCAGAGGACAATGGCTGTGTGTCCCCCCTGAGACTGGGCTCCCAGAGGGTGAGGCCCGTCCCCTGGCTCTGTTTCCCCAGCACTTCCCCGCCCTCCAGCCTGAGGTGACAGGGAAGTTACAGTCCTGGACCAGGAGATGGGATCAGGGAGGGGCCGCCTCACCCATCTGGCCCAGCCCGTGAGAAAGTCCCTCCAGCTTCCCTCCCACCCTGAaggccctcttcctcctctgcctcctctgcctcctctgcctcGTCTCCCGTTACCTGGGCCTTCATTACTCAG
Above is a window of Neofelis nebulosa isolate mNeoNeb1 chromosome 15, mNeoNeb1.pri, whole genome shotgun sequence DNA encoding:
- the CRABP2 gene encoding cellular retinoic acid-binding protein 2, with protein sequence MPNFSGSWKIIRSENFEDLLKVLGVNVMLRKIAVAAASKPAVEIKQEGDTFYIKTSTTVRTTEINFKIGEEFEEQTVDGRPCKSLVKWESENKLVCEQRLLKGEGPKTSWTRELTNDGELVLTMTADDIVCTRVYVRE